From the genome of Laspinema palackyanum D2c:
CCAATTTGCTGTTGCTGAACTCCAGGATTAATCGTCGGTTGCCGAACTCCCGGACCAATTTGCTGTTGCTGAACTCCAGGATTGACTTGCTGCTGAACTCCGGGATTGACTTGAAAATCCCCAGGAGTCGTTTGGATGGNNNNNNNNNNNNNNNNNNNNNNNNNNNNNNNNNNNNNNNNNNNNNNNNNNNNNNNNNNNNNNNNNNNNNNNNNNNNNNNNNNNNNNNNNNNNNNNNNNNNGAGTTCCTGCGGGAACCTGCTGGATGGGAGTTCCTGCGGGAACCTGCTGGATGGGAGTTCCTGCGGGAACCTGCTGGATGGGAGTTCCTGCGGGAACCTGCTGGGGAGTGGGAATACCTTGGGGGGTCCCTGGCACTGTTTGAATCGGGTTAGAACCCGTCCCATTTGTCACCGTTGTGCCATCGGGGAGGGTTTGAATAGTCCTGCCATCGGGGAGGGTTTGAATAGTCGTGCCATCAGGGAGGGTTTGGATCTGACCCGGTGCTACTGCCTCTGCCCCTGGGACATTGCCCCCTTGTCCGGGAACTTGGCCGCCCGGTGTGGCTGTTTGCAATGGGGGCTCACAGAGATTGTTGAGATTCCTCGCTTGACCGGAAGAATCAATCATAAAACAGCCTGGATATTCTTGGGCGATCGCTCCCTTGGAAACCGGGAGCATTAAGGCCAAGACTCCAGATGTCATCAAAGTTAAGGTGACTTTTAAAGGGTTAAACATTTTAAGGGATTCTCCTTGTGATTAATTTCTAATTGATTGCCTTGATTCATTATTTAATCAGGCAATATATAAACCCTATTTTTAACGATTTAAACGCTAAACTAAACAACAAAAATAGCTAAAAATTCTAAAAATTTAGTTAGTATTAATAGAAACTGGGTTTTAATTTTTAAATTGGGCCTCCGACTTTAATAGCTAAAGCAATGAAAGAATGCTTAGTCTTGACAGAAGCCAAGACTAAGACACGCCGATAGTAGGAGGGTTTATTTAGAAACTGTTAATATTATGCGACAATAAAAGGAAAAACCGGCTCCCTCACTAGAGAGATTTATCCCTCATCCCCCAGACAGAGTGATCCCGAATCCGGCTTTCTGACATTTTGCACCATTCTCAACACCGGGGTGGGTTTTAAAACGATTGGCCGCCTCATAGCTAAAGTCGTCTAAAGATTACTCTCAACAACCGGCGGGGGTTTAAACCTTTTAGCCTGTAGAGGCGCTTTTATAAGCGCCTCTACGGCGGGGGATAAATCCCCCGCCTAATAGCTAAAGTCGGTTAAAAACCGACTGCAAGTCTGATACACTGGCGACAACCGGCGGGGGTTTAAACGATTGGCCGCCTCATAGCTTGCATTCGGTTAAAAACCGACTGCAAGTCTGATACAGTGGTGTTTTCAGTCGGTTTCAACCGACTTTAGCTGTTAGGCCGCCAATCGTTTAAACCCCCGCCGGGTGTCGCCACTGCTGCAAGATGTTGGTTTCAACCGACTTGATTCTGTTAGGCCGCCAATCGTTTAAACCCCCGCCGGTTGTCGCTTTGGGAGTCATAGATTTAGGGCATTGGTACCCGATTAAAGAAGCAGTAACCAAAACCAGGGTTTTGGCTCAAATTGGGTGTTCAGGGGCAGAAATTTTGTCAAAAACCCCAGCTTTTCCCCCTTCCTGTACCGATCGCCTAGGCTTTTTTGGGTATTATTTGCCAATTTTCACAGTATTAGCGGCCCGGGTTGCTTTTGCCCTAGCTTCTGCAATGGTTTGACCTTTTGCCAAAGCGACTCCCATGCGGCGGTAGGGACGAGAATCGGGTTTACCAAATAATCTTAAATCAACATCCGGTTCTATCAGGGCATCGGCGACCCCTTGATAAGAAATTGAATCCGAATGCTCTTGGGCTAAAATAACGGCACTCGCAGAAGGACCAAATTGTTCAATTTTGGGAATAGGTAACCCTAAAATAGCTCTGAGATG
Proteins encoded in this window:
- a CDS encoding T-complex 10 C-terminal domain-containing protein, producing the protein MFNPLKVTLTLMTSGVLALMLPVSKGAIAQEYPGCFMIDSSGQARNLNNLCEPPLQTATPGGQVPGQGGNVPGAEAVAPGQIQTLPDGTTIQTLPDGRTIQTLPDGTTVTNGTGSNPIQTVPGTPQGIPTPQQVPAGTPIQQVPAGTPIQQVPAGTPIQQVPAGT